TCGACGGCGAGTTCCACAAGTTGAACGCGAGCTACGCCCTCGGTGGCCCCGATCTCTCCCGTCGCGTCGCCGCCTCCCTCCTCGGGGTGGAGATCCCGTTCTACATAGCGCTCGATTACACCGGGTTCGAGCACCTGATCGACGCGATCGGTGGGGTGACGATCACGGTCGAAAAGGACATGCGCTACGACGACAATCGCGCTACTCCGCCGCTGCACATCGACATCAAGGCCGGGACGCAGCGGATGGACGGGAAGACGGCCCTCGACTACGTCCGGTTTCGTAACGACCCGGCGGGGGACATCGGTCGGATCGCCCGCCAGCAGAAGCTGATAAAGGCCATCCTCGCTGAACGGGTGCAGAACAAGGACCTATCCACCCTGAAGAAGCTGATCCAGACGGTCTATCCCTATCTTCGCACCGACCTGTCGCTGCTCGACCTGTACGACCTGGCGAGGCTCCTGCACGGGATAGACGAATCGCGGATCGCGATGGCGACCGTCCCTGCCACTCCGGTGACGATCGACGAAATAAGCTACCTCGAGCCCAAGGTGGTGGAGATGGAGGCGCTGGTGGCGCGGATGATCAAGGGGATCGATGTCCTCACTCCGGCCGACGTCAAGGTGGCGGTGTTCAACGGGAACGGAGTGCGGCTGATGGCGACCACCACCGCCGACTACCTGAAGGCGCGCGATTTCTCCGTCACCAAGATCGGAAACGCCGAATCGTTCGGATACGACCGCACCTACGTCGTCGTCCTCACCGACGAGAAGAAGGCCGAACTCCTCAACTCCGCCCTCCCCCAGGAGGCGGAGATCGTGACTCCGTCAGAGTTCGAGCCCCATTACTCCGCTCTTAAGGACCTC
This window of the Candidatus Bipolaricaulota bacterium genome carries:
- a CDS encoding LCP family protein; amino-acid sequence: MRRRILIAVGAVVVVIGIVFGWYFLTQRHLGHLIAQGKRTNILLLGIDNAGEKKRSDTMMLASLAPDGSVSLLSLPRDLRVKFDGEFHKLNASYALGGPDLSRRVAASLLGVEIPFYIALDYTGFEHLIDAIGGVTITVEKDMRYDDNRATPPLHIDIKAGTQRMDGKTALDYVRFRNDPAGDIGRIARQQKLIKAILAERVQNKDLSTLKKLIQTVYPYLRTDLSLLDLYDLARLLHGIDESRIAMATVPATPVTIDEISYLEPKVVEMEALVARMIKGIDVLTPADVKVAVFNGNGVRLMATTTADYLKARDFSVTKIGNAESFGYDRTYVVVLTDEKKAELLNSALPQEAEIVTPSEFEPHYSALKDLVPDGTDLILVAGKGFTVGGTASNG